In one window of Euwallacea similis isolate ESF13 chromosome 4, ESF131.1, whole genome shotgun sequence DNA:
- the LOC136408381 gene encoding trafficking protein particle complex subunit 13: MEAEEHLLALKVMRLTRPTLASPLPVTCDSKDLPGNLLNNALQQTPTAVPGSETLAIGQFLLLPQNPVNIYLGETFSSYICVYSETKQIVYNITVKVDLQTSSQRLPLANNPPTAQLSSDETVNTVIHHEVKEIGPHILVCEVSYQSSAGVPQSFRKFFKIQVLKPLDVKTKFYNAENDDVYLEAQVQNITSGPICLEKVALDASHLFNVTCLNEAPSGGSVFGKVTLLHPQNISQYLYCLTPNEKLISDVKSLSGATNIGKLDIVWRSNLGEKGRLQTSQLQRMSPDIGDIKLSIMELPNFVVLEQLFTFKCKLVNNGERTVDFVLYLENTKNIAWCDISGRKLEPLTPHSYKILEFKCIPLVPGLRTLSGIKLVDTFLKRTYTFDELGHVFVVLGENKSEEKANN; this comes from the exons ATGGAAGCAGAAGAGCACCTCTTAGCGCTCAAAG TGATGAGACTCACGCGTCCCACTTTGGCGAGCCCTCTGCCTGTAACATGCGACAGCAAAGATTTACCAGGCAATTTATTGAATAACGCCCTGCAACAGACCCCCACAGCAGTGCCCGGCTCGGAAACCCTAGCCATTGGTCAGTTTTTGCTGCTGCCCCAAAACCCTGTCAACATCTACTTAGGAGAAACCTTCTCAAGCTATATCTGCGTTTATAGTGAAACCAAACaaattgtttataatataACTGTGAAG GTTGACTTACAAACAAGCTCTCAGCGATTACCATTGGCTAATAATCCCCCCACTGCACAGCTCTCTTCAGATGAGACTGTTAATACTGTGATTCATCATGAGGTCAAAGAAATTGGGCCTCACAT CTTGGTTTGTGAGGTGTCTTACCAGAGCTCAGCTGGAGTTCCCCAGTCATTTAGGaagttctttaaaattcaGGTTTTAAAGCCTTTGGAtgtaaaaacaaagttttataATGCAGAAAATGATGATGTGTACCTAGAGGCTCAAGTTCAGAATATTACAAGTGGCCCCATTTGCTTGGAAAAGGTTGCCTTAGATGCttcacatttatttaatg tGACCTGTTTGAATGAAGCTCCAAGTGGGGGCAGTGTGTTTGGCAAAGTTACCTTACTGCATCCACAAAACATCAGCCAGTACTTGTATTGTTTAACACCAAATGAGAAACTGATTTCTGATGTTAAATCATTGAGTGGGGCAACTAATATTGGGAAGCTTGACATAGTATGGAGATCAAACTTAGGAGAAAAAGGAAGGCTGCAAACTAGTCAATTGCAGAGAATG AGTCCAGATATTGGGGATatcaaattatcaataatGGAACTACCTAATTTTGTAGTTTTAGAGCAGTTATTCACCTTTAAATGTAAACTAGTGAACAATGG agaAAGAACAGTAGATTTTGTGCTTTATCTGGAAAACACTAAAAACATTGCCTGGTGCGACATATCAGGGCGCAAACTGGAGCCGCTAACGCCTCACAGctacaaaattttagaatttaaatgCATTCCTTTAGTGCCTGGTTTGAGAACTTTGTCTGGAATTAAATTGGTTGACACGTTTCTGAAACGAACTTACACGTTCGATGAGTTGGGGcacgtttttgttgttttaggtGAGAATAAAAGTGAGGAGAAGgccaataattga
- the LOC136408131 gene encoding uncharacterized protein — MGLTNRGSQSPSPKLQFLPLDPSEPVPNSLAECLSILREIQNSKITISDPLLDNLCCWPNFCLDYYKDFFENDEPILETLTETMRTLRRCAVHDKTATYLVRKDSNLLVFLNSVVPKIVALQLQKDIFVKILLQVILNLLSGEIEESKRLRREVLRSQLNISEFMKLNIFPYEISALLYNAYCDQQITKEDLIMWVLKSFAEDMNHTNEYLDMLMGKIISQDHIWQQFPQLPSGYRLQILTFLQEALTSPDKSTLIIKINPPQYCLQCLARTLSNSGNIVFQTIPHNTDSIKEVSVLLQVLAHLSSDELHLKHLSNEKDLLINCGVLLINAHRLGKCEGSVFVPMQKLEELQNPSEGLRGNLVFGFKADLVRLIANLCWKNQVMQDLAREAELIPVLLDCCNMDAKNPFIIQWAILAVRNICENNKENQLIIGSLTQKKFINSEVLENFGVKLHDNGKRSTGIVMDRIKR; from the exons ATGGGCCTCACTAATCGTGGCTCACAAAGTCCCTCACCAAAACTCCAATTTTTGCCCCTTGACCCCTCAGAACCAGTTCCCAACTCCCTCGCTGAGTGCCTGAGCATTTTACGAGAAATACAAAATTCCAA AATCACCATTTCAGACCCCCTGCTGGATAATCTTTGTTGTTGGCCAAATTTTTGCCTAGACTACTATAaagatttctttgaaaatgatGAGCCAATACTAGAAACATTAACTGAGACCATGAGGACCCTGCGGCGATGTGCTGTGCATGATAAAACTGCTACATATTTAGTTAGGAAAGACTCAAATTTGTTAGTGTTTCTAAACTCAGTTGTTCCAAAGATAGTTGCCCTGCAATTACAAAAggacatttttgtaaaaatattgctacaagtgattttgaatttgttgaGTGGAGAAATTGAGGAGAGTAAAAGACTCAGAAGAGAGGTGTTGAGGTCACAACTGAATATTTCTGAGTTTATGAAgcttaatatttttccatatgAAATCAGTGCACTACTATACAATGCTTATTGTGACCAACAAATAACTAAGGAAGACTTGATTATGTGggttttaaaatcttttgcTGAGGATATGAATCACACAAATGAATACTTGGACATGTTAATGGGAAAAATCATTTCTCAGGATCATATCTGGCAACAATTTCCTCAACTCCCCTCAGGCTATCGATTACAAATTCTAACTTTCCTTCAAGAAGCCTTAACAAGCCCTGACAaaagcacattaataattaaaataaatcctcCTCAATATTGCCTGCAATGCCTGGCAAGAACCCTTAGCAACAGTGGCAACATAGTCTTCCAAACGATTCCCCACAATACAGACTCAATTAAAGAAGTTTCGGTGCTTTTGCAAGTTCTTGCACATCTTTCAAGTGATGAATTACACTTGAAACATCTTTCAAATGAGAAagatttattgataaattgtGGAGTTCTGCTTATAAATGCACACCGGCTTGGAAAGTGTGAAGGAAGTGTATTTGTGCCTATGCAAAAATTAGAAGAACTGCAAAACCCCAGTGAGGGGTTACGGGGAAACCTGGTGTTTGGTTTTAAGGCAGATCTAGTTCGGTTAATTGCAAATTTGTGTTGGAAGAATCAAGTGATGCAGGATTTG GCCAGGGAGGCTGAGCTTATTCCAGTTTTGTTGGATTGTTGCAATATGGATGCCAAAAATCCCT TTATTATTCAATGGGCAATTCTGGCTGTTCGCAATATTTGTGAAAACAACAAGGAAAATCAATTGATTATTGGGAGTTTGACACAAAAGAAGTTTATTAATTCTGAGGTTTTGGAGAATTTTGGGGTGAAACTGCATGACAATGGGAAACGGAGCACTGGTATTGTTATGGATAGAATTAAACGCTAA